A DNA window from Rhodococcus sp. Z13 contains the following coding sequences:
- the alr gene encoding alanine racemase, producing MTTTPRPPQAARTLHPQAEAVVDLDAVAENVRALREYAGPAAIMAVVKADAYNHGAVPVARAALAAGARELGVTTLGEALELRAAGIEAPILSWLHTADSDFAPAVEAGIELGVSSPRHLAAVVEAARGVGTTATITVKVDTGLNRNGVAADEWDDMLRDLGRAQAEGAVRVRGAFSHLAHGDEPDHPVNAEQRDRLIEAVADLRRHSLAPEVVHLSNSAATVTRPDLRFDMVRPGIAMYGLTPIPERGDMGFRPVMTVRARVVLVKKVKAGTGVSYGHSWVAPVDTTVALLPMGYADGVRRNLSGRIEVQLGGRRCPQIGRVCMDQLVVDLGPDGAGVREGDEALFFGDGRHGEPNAQDWADVLGTINYEIVTGIGGRTVRTYVGGKGV from the coding sequence GTGACCACGACCCCGCGCCCCCCGCAAGCTGCTCGAACTCTCCATCCCCAGGCGGAGGCGGTCGTCGACCTCGACGCCGTCGCGGAGAACGTACGAGCGTTGCGCGAGTACGCGGGGCCGGCGGCGATCATGGCCGTCGTCAAGGCCGATGCCTACAACCACGGCGCGGTGCCGGTCGCGCGGGCGGCGCTCGCCGCCGGCGCCCGGGAACTCGGCGTGACCACCCTCGGCGAGGCCCTGGAACTGCGTGCCGCGGGCATCGAGGCTCCCATCCTGTCCTGGCTGCACACCGCCGACTCCGACTTCGCGCCCGCCGTGGAGGCCGGCATCGAACTGGGTGTCTCCTCGCCGCGGCATCTCGCCGCCGTCGTCGAGGCGGCCCGGGGCGTCGGGACCACCGCGACGATCACGGTCAAGGTCGACACCGGTCTCAACCGCAACGGCGTCGCCGCCGACGAGTGGGACGACATGCTGCGCGATCTCGGCCGCGCCCAGGCGGAGGGTGCGGTGCGGGTGCGCGGGGCGTTCTCCCATCTCGCCCACGGCGACGAGCCCGACCATCCTGTCAACGCCGAGCAGCGCGACCGGCTGATCGAGGCCGTCGCCGACCTGCGGCGGCACTCGCTGGCCCCCGAGGTGGTGCACCTGTCGAACTCGGCGGCCACCGTCACCCGCCCCGACCTGCGATTCGACATGGTTCGGCCCGGAATCGCGATGTACGGGTTGACACCGATCCCGGAACGCGGAGACATGGGTTTCCGGCCGGTGATGACCGTACGGGCGAGGGTGGTGCTGGTGAAGAAGGTGAAGGCAGGAACCGGGGTGTCCTACGGGCACAGCTGGGTCGCTCCCGTCGACACGACCGTCGCGTTGCTGCCCATGGGCTACGCGGACGGCGTCCGCCGCAATCTCAGCGGCCGCATCGAGGTGCAGCTCGGCGGACGCCGCTGCCCGCAGATCGGCCGCGTGTGCATGGATCAGCTCGTCGTCGACCTCGGCCCGGACGGGGCCGGAGTACGCGAGGGCGACGAAGCGTTGTTCTTCGGTGACGGGCGTCACGGCGAACCGAACGCCCAGGACTGGGCCGACGTGCTGGGCACGATCAACTACGAGATCGTGACCGGCATCGGCGGACGCACCGTCCGGACCTATGTCGGGGGGAAGGGAGTGTGA
- a CDS encoding NAD(P)H-hydrate epimerase: MRSYHPCDTVRAAEAPLLASLPEGTLMRRAAHGLARVTAEELRARTGGIAGRRVTLLVGSGDNGGDALWAGAFLRRRGVAVTALLLNPDRAHPAGLRALTKAGGRVLRAAPEHVGDPDLVLDGIVGISGRGPLRPAAAAVVDEITAPIVAVDTPSGVDPDTGAVDGPAVTAAVTVTFGAYKPVHVLAPARCGRVELVDIGLTLPEARLAAAEPSEIGAIWPVPGAEDDKYSQGVVGIRAGSARYPGAGVLCTGAAVAATSGMVRYVGTGAAEVLARFPEVVASTTVAETGRVQAWVVGPGAGTDDEAVATLRGILATDLPVLVDADGLTLLARDPGLVRGRSAPTLLTPHAGEFARLTGNRPEPDRVAAARELAADWDVHVLLKGRATLVARPDGHVFVNDAGGSWASTAGAGDLLSGIVGALMSSGMPVDLAAAAGARAHALAANLAARDPEAPGAAPVSASGILARIGDAIRLLRTHIAES, translated from the coding sequence ATGCGCAGTTATCACCCCTGCGACACGGTCCGTGCCGCGGAGGCGCCCCTGCTCGCCTCGCTGCCCGAGGGAACGCTGATGCGCCGGGCCGCGCACGGGCTCGCCCGGGTCACCGCCGAGGAACTGCGGGCCCGCACCGGCGGGATCGCCGGCCGCCGGGTGACTTTGCTCGTCGGCTCGGGCGACAACGGCGGGGACGCGCTGTGGGCGGGTGCCTTCCTGCGGCGCCGGGGCGTTGCGGTGACGGCTCTGCTGCTGAACCCCGACCGGGCGCATCCGGCGGGACTGCGGGCGCTGACGAAGGCCGGTGGGCGGGTCCTGCGGGCCGCTCCCGAGCACGTCGGCGACCCCGACCTGGTCCTCGACGGCATCGTCGGTATCTCCGGGCGGGGCCCACTGCGCCCGGCCGCCGCCGCGGTCGTCGACGAGATCACCGCCCCGATCGTTGCCGTCGACACCCCGAGCGGGGTCGATCCAGACACCGGGGCCGTCGACGGCCCGGCCGTCACGGCCGCGGTGACGGTCACCTTCGGTGCCTACAAGCCCGTCCACGTGCTCGCTCCCGCGAGGTGCGGTCGTGTCGAACTGGTCGACATCGGCCTCACCCTGCCCGAGGCCCGGCTGGCGGCGGCGGAGCCGTCGGAGATCGGGGCGATCTGGCCGGTCCCCGGCGCCGAGGACGACAAGTACTCGCAGGGCGTGGTCGGTATCCGTGCCGGCAGCGCCCGGTATCCGGGGGCGGGGGTGTTGTGCACGGGAGCCGCGGTCGCCGCGACCTCCGGCATGGTGCGCTACGTCGGCACCGGCGCCGCCGAGGTGCTCGCCCGGTTTCCCGAGGTCGTCGCGAGCACGACCGTGGCCGAGACCGGCCGGGTGCAGGCCTGGGTGGTCGGACCGGGCGCCGGCACCGACGACGAGGCCGTCGCGACGCTCCGCGGCATCCTCGCCACCGACCTGCCGGTGCTCGTCGACGCCGACGGGCTGACCCTGCTCGCCCGCGACCCGGGCCTCGTGCGGGGCCGGTCCGCGCCGACCCTGCTGACTCCGCACGCCGGGGAGTTCGCGCGGCTGACCGGGAACCGACCCGAACCCGACCGGGTGGCGGCCGCCCGGGAACTCGCCGCCGATTGGGACGTCCACGTGCTGCTCAAGGGCCGTGCCACCCTCGTCGCCCGGCCCGACGGGCACGTCTTCGTCAACGACGCGGGCGGATCGTGGGCGTCGACCGCGGGCGCCGGCGACCTGCTGTCCGGCATCGTCGGGGCGCTGATGTCGTCGGGGATGCCGGTGGATCTGGCCGCGGCGGCCGGGGCCCGCGCCCACGCGCTCGCCGCGAACCTCGCGGCCCGCGATCCGGAAGCGCCCGGCGCCGCCCCGGTCTCGGCGAGCGGGATCCTCGCCCGGATCGGCGACGCGATCCGGTTGCTGCGCACCCACATTGCCGAATCGTGA